One part of the Arabidopsis thaliana chromosome 4, partial sequence genome encodes these proteins:
- a CDS encoding uncharacterized protein (unknown protein; BEST Arabidopsis thaliana protein match is: unknown protein (TAIR:AT3G50250.1); Has 19 Blast hits to 14 proteins in 4 species: Archae - 0; Bacteria - 0; Metazoa - 0; Fungi - 0; Plants - 14; Viruses - 0; Other Eukaryotes - 5 (source: NCBI BLink).), with translation MVVMVVVPAAAVIRRRRRGCPATVVVRRRWLSGDGGCPATVVVRRRWLSGDGGGGCPAMVTVVVRRWRRRFPATAVVAGDGRYGGDSGGVGFPAASVFRRRRFSGDGGCGCPAAEVVVRRWSWLAGGGGYPATVVIRRPWL, from the exons ATGGTGGTTATGGTGGTAGTTCCGGCGGCGGCGGTTATCCGGCGACGGCGACG TGGTTGTCCGGCGACGGTGGTTGTCCGGCGACGGTGGTTGTCCGGCGACGGTGGTTGTCCGGCGACGGTGGTTGTCCGGCGACGGTGGTTGTCCGGCGACGGCGGCGGTGGTTGTCCGGCGATGGTGACGGTGGTTGTCCGGCGGTGGCGGCGGCGGTTTCCAGCAACGGCGGTGGTTGCCGGCGATGGTCGTTATGGTGGTGATTCCGGCGGCGTCGGTTTTCCGGCGGCGTCGGTTTTCCGGCGGCGTCGGTTTTCCGGCGACGGTGGTTGTGGTTGTCCGGCGGCGGAGGTGGTTGTCCGGCGGTGGAGTTGGTTGGCCGGCGGCGGTGGTTATCCGGCGACGGTGGTTATCCGGCGGCCGTGGTTGTAG